The DNA segment TCTGGTTCATCATGTCTGCAAATCCCTCACGGCTCCCGCCCACGTGTTCGGCGATGGCAACGGCAGAGTCGTTATGGGACTCTAACATCATGGAATACAAAAGATCTTCCATCCGGTACGTCTCTCCGGCGCGGATTCCTAGCTGCACATCGGGCATGGAGGCCGCATAGTCCGACACCTGCACCGTTTCCTCAAAGCCGGCGTTTTCCAACGCCAGGATGCATGTCATGATCTTTGTGGTGCTGGCCATGGGCCGGATCTCGTTCTCTGCCTTTCCGTAAAGCACCCGCCCCGTCTCCCCGTCCATGAGGACAGCCGACTGAGCGATGACCGACGGCGCCTCCTTTGTCTCCCCAAGAACCGGGAACGCCAGGGCCGCCGCCATCAGGACGGCCAGGACAATGGCCGCCTGCCGTCTCGTCTTCTTCCATTTTTTCATGTTCCAACCATGCTTCCGTCTCCTGTTTGGTTCAATATATGCATGGATTTTTCTTTCTTGCCACCGGATTTGATTCCTGCTATAATGGCTTCCATGAATCTGACACTTACCTACACGATTAAAAAACAGGAGGCCGGAAGGACTGCGGCCGATTTTCTCCGGGATCAGGGCTACTCCGGCCGGATCCTGGTGCAGCTTCGGAAAACCTCCGGCGCCATTCTCATAAACGGGGCTCCGGCCTTTTCCAACCGAACCTTAGCCGAGGGCGATGTCCTCACGGTTCTCTTCCCGGAAGAGCCGTGTTCCGAGGGGATTGTCCCCGTGCCCATGGATCTTTCGATTCTTTACGAGGACGACTTTTTTATGGCCGTAAACAAGCCGGCCGGCATGCCGGTTCACCCTTCCCTGGGGCATTACGAAAACACCCTGGCAAACGGAATCGCCTGGTACATGAAGGAGCGGGGGATCCCGTTCACATTTCGCGCCGTAAACCGGCTGGACCGTGACACGTCCGGCCTTCTTCTGATTGCCAAAAACCGGCTGGCCTCCTGTCTCCTTTCGGCCCAGGCGGCCTCCCATAACCTCCACCGGGAGTATTCGGCCATCGTCTGTGGGAAGACGGAGCCGTCGGGAACGGTTTCGGCTCCCATCGCCAGAAAAGAGGGCTCCATTTTAGAGCGCACCGTGGACTTTGAGCACGGCGAGGCGGCCGTCACCCATTACGTCCGCATGGCATATAAAAAGGACGCAGATCTCTCCTTCCTGCGCCTTAAGCTTTCCACAGGAAGGACGCACCAGATCCGCGTCCACATGAAATATATCGGCCATCCGATTCCCGGAGATTTTCTTTACTGCCCGGATTACAGTGTCATAAAAAGGCAGGCACTTCATTCATCCCGCCTTTCCTTCGTTCATCCCGTCACGAAGGCGCCCATGGAGTTTGAGGCGCCGCTGCCGGACGACATGAAAGCGCTGTTTCCTGAAATGACCTATGGCTGCCTGAGCCCCTTTGGATAATGGTTCTTTAATGTGCCGCCGGATCCTTTCGCCCATCCCAGGGAATAGCCGTCTGACGTGATGAGCGTCCAGCCTTTCTTTTCGCTGTCGGGACATTTTAAGGCTTCGCCCCGCAGGTACCTTGCTGCCGTTTCGCCTGTCCCGACGTCGAAAACGCTGGCGGCATCACAGGACTTAAGAAACAGGGCCAGCCCGTGAGACGGCTCCAGGCGGCCTTTTTTTACAGTCCCCAGGCAGAGTCCCGGGCGCAGTACCCTTAAGCCCTTTAACGGCACCATGTCCTCCGGAATCAGGTACAGCCCGTCTCCGAACGCCAGGAATTGTTTTCCGGCTTCTTCTTTTTTCATGGTCTCCCGCCCTGCTTCCGACAGGGCTGCCTCGCAGAATTCCTGCCATTCCTTTTTGCCCGGAATCTCTTTTTCCGCTCTTTTTCTCCCCTTGGCCCTGTTTTTTTCCACACTCTCCTGTCTTTTGGGCTCCCCATGCTTTATGAGAAGCGCGAGGAAATGTCCTTCGCCCTCGGTTTTGTGGGGCCAGATCCGCACAGTATCGGAAAGGGCAGCATTCCCGTCTGCCCATTCCGGCCTTCCTTCGGAGAATGTTTCGGCAAGCGCCGGCCGGAGCAGGGAAAATTCCGGATGGCGCGAAAGGAAGCGGCTCACGCTCCCCTCATTTTCCTCCGGGGAAAAGGTACAGGTGGAATAAACCATCCTTCCGCCAGGCTTCAACATGGCGGCCGCACAGTCCAAAATCTCATCCTGGCGTCTGGCACAGAGTTCTACCTGCGCCATCCCCCATTCGTTTGACGCTTCCTCGTTTTTCCGGAACATCCCCTCGCCGGAACACGGCGCATCCACCAGGATTCCGTCAAAAAATTCCGGGAACACGGGCACAAGCCTGTCCGGCGGCTCGTTTAACACCACCGTGTTGGAAAGGCCCATCCGTTCCACGTTCTGAGAGAGGATTTTTGCCCTGGCCGGATGGATTTCATTGCTGACAAAGAGGCCTGTTCCGCCCATTTTCCCGGCTGCCTGGGTTGTCTTTCCTCCCGGCGCCGCGCAGAGATCCAGGATCCGCTCTCCGGCCGCCGGCGCCAGTACCTCTGCCGGCGCCATGGCGCTCGGCTCCTGGATATAATAGAGGCCGGCTTCATGGAACGGATGCTTTCCCGGCCTTTCTTCCGGCGGGTAAAAGTATCCGTCTGCGGCCCAGGGGATCGGCTCAAGTCCGGAAAGCGTTTCCGGAAGCCTGCCGTCTGTCTTCCTTCTGTTAAGGCGCAGGCCGAATTTTCGCTCTTTTTCGTAGGAAGCAAAAAATTCCTCTGCCTCCCGGCCCAGAAGCCGTTCCATTTTTTCCCTGAATTCTTTTGGAAGCATTTCCATCGTTTCTCTTTTCTCCTGTATCCTGCAAAAGTCCGGCCAGTTCCTCTCTGGTGGGATTTCCCTGTCCCTGGCCGGCATATTCTTTTCTTTCCCGGTTCACTCTATTACGGGAGGTAACACGCATGCTAAACTTCTTTTCCTGGTTTCTGATTCCGCTTTTAACTGTCTCCATGGCCGGGCCGGGAAACTGGACGGAAACCAACTTTTCCGTCTCCGGAAGCCGGCCGCCGGGCCAGCTTCTCCTGCTTTTATGGGGAGCCGCCACCGGCGGGTATTTTTACTCCCTTTTAAGACGCACAGCTTCGCGGATTCCCGGCATAAAAGCCGAAAAACGGCTTACCGTTCCGGCCGCCGCGGCCGCGCTTCTTCTCGCCGTCTCCGTTTTCCTCCCGTACAGGCCGGAAACCAGCAGGTATCTCTCTGCCGTCCATGTGGGCTGTGCGTTCTTCGCATCAGCTCTCCTTTATCTGCTTTTATTCCTTCTGGCCTTTAAAATGTACTTCTACCGGCCGGAAACCTACCGGCGCCCTGTGGTTTTCCTCCTGGCCGCCCTGCCCGTCTGCCTCTTTCTGTTTGCAGACTCCGGCTGGCTCATTTCCAGTTCCCTGGAGACCTTTTTTACGATCTTCTGCTGCCTCTGGCTCAACCGCTTTTACCGCCTGCTCCCCGGATAAGGCCTCCGCTCGCAATCAGGGCCTCTTTCTCTTTCCTGGAAAGCCGCTTGATGGCGCACTCCCGCCTCATGGCTTCCTCCTTTGTGGCAAATTCTTCAAAATAGGCCAGCGTCACAGGACGCCGCCCCTTTGTATATTTGGCGCCTTTTCCCTCGTTATGCGCCCGTACCCGCTCCTCGAGCCGGTTTGTCCAGCCGCAGTAAAGGCTTCCGTCAGCACAGCGAAGGATATAGGTGTAATTATGCCCCGATTCCATGTTTGTTTCTCCTGTATATTGAAAAAAGGACGCCGTCCACGGAACCTTTCCGGTTCCCGGCAGCGTCCCTTCCGTTTATGGTTTTGCCTTACAGTTCGATTTTGAAATCGTCGGAGCCTTCGCCATTGATCACATAGTAGGCCACATTCTCCTCCGGCTTCAGGTAGATCTCCACCGTCTTGATATCGGAAGCTTTGTTTCCAAGCTCTGTATATGCTTTCTTTACCTCGGAAACCAGATCTTTCTCCGTATATTCCTTACCGGCATACTGAACATAAAGAGCCGTCTTGACAGCCGCCGTCTTTTTTGCGGTCGTTTTCTTCTTCGGAGCAGCAGTCTCCTTCTTTTCAGCAGTTTCCTTCTTATCAACAACTGGAGAACCAGCCTTTACAGTCTTTTTGTTCTCAGCCGCCTCAACAGTTCCCTTCTTTGTTGCCATTTTTAACTTTCCTCCTAAATCTTCATTGCTATTCAAGCCCGTCCCTGTTGTCTGATCTTATGCAGCTTTGCTGTCACAACATGCAGCCTTTCTCCAGTAAACTGCACTCCCGGAACCTGCTTTTTTTCTGGTTCCGGCTGCATGGATTATAAGCCTTTCGCCGGTTTTTGTCAATAAAATCAACGGTTTTCCACACTTTCACCAATTTAGAAGGAAGATTTTCACTTTTATTGTTCCAATTTAAAGTTCGGGATCACCTCGCTCCAGCTTTCGATGCCGATGATCTCCTTGGCAAACTCCGTATATTTCAGGGACTTGTTCGTGTCGATGTACTTGAACACCTCATAGATGTTCTTCGGCATCACGGCAATCACCTTATCCGGCCTCGACATATCGACGGTCCAAAGGCCAAAGGCGCAGGAGGTATTGACCTCCGTGATGGAATCCACCTGACGGTTCAGAATAAACGCGTCGATATAGGGATTGCTGTCCACCAGATAGTAGGCATAGGCGAAAGCCGCCGCCTGGATGTCATACACCGGCCCCCTGGAAGCACTCTGGGACGTAAAGCCCTCCTCGGAGAGGATGATATGCCGCACCCTGCCGTCTGCCGTCAGAAGCTCCGGCTTCTGGAAGTAGTCCGTCAGCACGTGAAGGTTCTTGAAGTTCACCACAGGGGAATTTTCCGTATCGTTTACCATTCCCGTCTGGTCGTCATCCCAGAACTCCGGCTCCACCATCGGATACGGATAGGGATGGTATGCAAGCCCCCAGTCGATGTTGCCTTCGGCGCGGATCCCTGCGTTAAACAGGTCGATAAAATCCTTTGCCGCGTACTGGAGACTGGTATTTGTCTTCTTCCATTCATAATCCGTGGAAAAATAAACCCTGGCGTTTTTGCTGTGGCTCTTGATGGCTGTGTAGGCCACGCGGAAATCCTGCTCAAAGAGCTTTGTGTACTCCGAAAGCTCCATGGGCCCCACATAATTCCAGTTTTTGTTGTTGTTGATCTCGTTGCCGACAATCCAGTTGGACACGCGGCCGTGGTCATAATTGCTTCCGGAATACCGCTCCGCCATGAAAGAAAACAGGGCCCGTGTCGCCTCATAGCCTTCCTTTGTCGATACATTAAATCCGTAGTAGAAGGCGTCGTCCTGCCTGGTTACTCCCGGCATCACAAGCTCCGGCTTATCCGGGTTCCAGCCGTTTAAAAGGATGGCCGTCACCACAATCCCCTTCGCAGAAAAGGAGCTGATCATCTTATCGTAGCTGGCAATCAGATCTTCATTGAAATAATATGTCGTCCCATTATAGTCATATGCCAGATTCCCGCCCCAGATATGGTGGTACGGGATATTGATTGTCGTATGCTTGACGCCTAAGTTCATGGCATCGCCGAGCATATCCAGCTCAATCAAAAGCCCCTTCTTGCTCTGAGCCTCCGGGAACTCTTCCGTGAACGCCGCCACATCGCCGGGATTCGTCACGTAAATGGGGCCGCTGATGGCCTGATACGTTCCGCCGACGTTTACAGCCGCCACAAAGCGGGAATACAGCCGCGAATCGGAAGGATCGCCGCTGTACGGAACCGTGAACGAAAGCTTATCGCCTTTTTCACTCCACGCCGCATAATCCGTCCGGCTCCCGATTCCTGTCTCGTAGGGATGGAGCTCAAACAGATAATAATATCCGTCATCGGCCGTCTCGCCTTCCTCCAGTGTCCCGGCCGAGGCTGTCCCTGTCACCACAATGCTGTTTCCGCCTTCCACCGTACAGGCGGAAAGGGACGCCGTATCATAGGCTGCAAAGCTTGTCATACAGCCTGCCGTAAGAGCAGCCAGCATTCCGAAAAGGAAAGCCGCGCCGCTTTTCAAAAAATTCCCTTTTTTCATAATCATTCCTGCCTTTCCAATTTCCGTCTGCCGACATTATATCAAACGTCCATTAAAAAATGCTTATCTTATTTTTACATTTTGCTTACAAATTCAGCTTGCCGGCAAGAGCAGGGCTGCCGCGTTGGCAGCAAAATGAAACAGCACCGGCGCCTTGACGGTACGCGTCTTTTCCATGGAAAATGCCAGAAAAAGCCCCATAATAAAGGCATAAAGCCCTTGGCCCGGATTTCCATGGTACAGCCCAAAAAGCGCCGCCGACACAAGGCCTGCCGGCACGGAAGGGATCAGTTCCTTAAGCCGCATATACAGAACGCCGCGGAAAAAGAACTCCTCAAGAAGCGGGGATGCGCATAACAGCACAAGTAGCTGGAGCCACAGGCGCCCCGTAAGAAGCGACGTGGCCGCCGCATCGTAGCCGGGAATACCGGCGTATGTGATGATCCGTCCGAGGATGACAGAAGCGGCAGCTCCGGAAACCAGGACAGCGACGGCTGTTTTTAATCCCCACTTCGCATCGCCCCGGAAAACCGTATCTTCCCGGTAAAAATGATAGAGAACCGGCACAGCCGCGATGGCCCGGAACAAGGTATCCCAAAGGACAGCCTCATCCCCGAATATGGTCGTCCCCGCCATTGGAAGCTCGATAAGGCAGGCCACAGCCAGGCAGAAAAGCACCGGCAAAAGAATTCTTCTGATTCGTATCTTCACGTATAATTCCTCCCGTTTTCCACGGCGTCAGGACGTGACGCCCCTGTCAGGTCTTCCGCCTTTTCAGCAGGAAACGCTTCTGGTATTTCAGGTCTGCAAAGGCAAGGATCTCTTTTAAACACACGGCGTCCGACATGCCTCCAAGGGCGCCGGCCAGGGGAATCCCCTGGATGAATTTCATATAGAGGAGCCGCCGCGACAGGGCCTCGGCGCAGATGTCAGCCTGTTCTTCGGCCGTCTCTGAAAAGCGGCGTTCCCCTGCGATCCACTCGTCCAGCTCTCCGTTTACTTTTATGCAAGTCTCCCTGTCTGAGACTGCCGCCCCGATGACCTTCAGTAAAAAGACCTGCTCCTCCTCTTCTTCGTAAGAGAAGCCATAATTGACAGCAATTTCATAGACACTCTTTAAAATCACACCGGCAAACAGCGGGATGTCCGGCAGGCCGATTCCCAGTATCCCCAGGCCGACGCCTTCTGCCGCAGAGAGGGCCAGGTTGCCCCTCCGGATGCCGGCGGCCTCTTTTCGGAAGGCCCGCAGGGCCTTTTTGTCGCCGCGAAGTTCCTCCGCATAAGCGCGGATCTCATAATCCGCCTCCCGCTTTTTCCTGGGATACGCCCGTTCAATCACGAACCGGCCGTTTTTCTGCACCAGCCCGAATGCCTTTTTGAAGGCGGCATGCAGGGTTTCCTGCACGTTGTCAGGCATATGATTTTCCGCAAATTTTTCTAAAAGCCCGCGGCTGTCGTCTCTTTTTCCGTCCAGAAACCGCTTTTCCGCGGCCAGAAGCCGCTTCCACTCCTTTTCCCAGGGCGTGCCTCCAAAGGAAAGTTTCATTCTGTTCCCGCCTTTCCACCGTATTTCCAGATATTCTAACACAAGGCTGTGAAAGAATCCACCGCTTTCTTTTTATGAATGATGCAGGATTTCCCAAATATATATAGAAGAAAAAGCAGGATTTGGCTATGAAAATCCCATATCTTGAGGCCTGGAAAAAAATATCCGGCGTCCTTTTGCTCTTTCTTTTATCCTTTGCCGCCGGCCACGCCGGGGCCGCCATTGTCCACGGAAGGGAGGCCGTCCCCGTATCAGCGGAAGGGAACTGGGGCTTAAGCTTCCAGCAGGAGGGGAAGCCGCCGGTCGCCAACGCCACAGCGGACGAACTTTTGCAGTACAATGCCTACTATTCCGAGAACACCGATGAAAAAGTCCTTTACCTGACCTTTGATGCCGGCTACGAAAACGGCAATACGGAGGCCATTCTCGACGCGCTGAAAAAACACAATGCACCGGCCGCTTTCTTTCTCGTGGGCAATTATCTGGAAACCAGCCCGGATCTTGTGAAACGGATGTTAGCGGACGGCCACATTGTCGGGAACCATACATACCACCACCCGGACATGTCCAAAATTGCTTCCAGAGAGGCTTTTGAAAAAGAGCTTACCGACCTGGAGGCACTGTTTACGGAAATCACGGGCCAGACTATGAAAAAATACTACCGGCCACCCCAGGGAAAATACAGCGAATCCAACCTTCAGATGGCAAAGGATCTAGGTTATACCACCTTTTTCTGGAGCCTGGCTTACGTGGACTGGTACCAGGACAAACAGCCCACGAAGGAGGAAGCCTTCAAAAAGCTTCTCGGCCGCATCCATCCCGGCGCCGTCGTCCTTCTCCACAGCACTTCCTCCACCAATGCCGCCATTTTAGATGAGCTTTTGACGAAATGGGAGGAGATGGGATACTGCTTTAAATCTCTCGATGAACTGGCCGGCGTCTAAAGAAAAACAGCCGCAGGCGCTGGTTTGGGGATCCCTCAAACCGGCACTGCGGCCATTTTCTCTTATTGCTGCCAGACGTTCTCGAGTTCCATATGGAAATCCGTCCGAAACGGCCCGTCCTCCTGGCTTAAAAGCGCTTCCATAGAGGCGGCCAGCTCCCCGGCACTGCTCTCTGCATCGTCCGCAGACGTTTCGCTCCAGTAGGAATATCCATAAAGGCAGCTTTTGTTAAACTCTTCCCAGGAATCAAAGGATGCCTGGGCCAGCTCTGCCGCTTTCAGACACTGGTCGAGCCCTTCCTCATACGTACAGAAACCAGCGGCATATCCGAGGGACATCAGGGACGGCACGCGGCTCAAATCCCACGCTGATATGGCATGGTCTCCAAATTCGTCCCGCGCATCCCAGGCGGCGGACAGATATGTCTGTTCCTCGCCGGAAAGCTCCCGTTCCTCCAGCAGGCCATCAAACGTCTCCTTGTCCATATCCTCTCCGATTTCCATTTCCTCAAGGAGCGCAAGGGCATCGCCGTTATGCCCGTCCTCCATCAGCCATGCGGCCGTTGCAAACAGGCTCTCTTTGTCGCCAACCGCCCACTGTTCTTCCAGGTTCTTCACCGCCTGCTCCTGGATTTCCGAAAGGTCGTCCCCCGCGTCTTCCATGGCTTTTACTGAAAGAAACCGGCTCACACCGCCTTCCGGGTCCACCGCTGCCGTCATCCCGGCGATAAAGTCCATGGAAGTCTCCAGCACAGCGCCTTCCAGCTCCCGGAAGGCAAAGAGCGGCCTGACCTTCTCCATGGCCTTTTGGCTTCCGCCTGCCATGACCGTATAATACCTGCCGGGGCTTTCCAGGTACCAGACGGATGCAGCGCCTCTGACATTTTTATAAATCAGTTCTCCGTTTCCGAAAATACACCGCTCCATGCCTTCTATTTCCAGCTCCGTCTCTTCGTTCCACCGGAAGCTGGTATCGTCCTTTTCCAGTACCGAGCAGATATAATCCCTGTATTCTTCCAGAGTCTCCGCCTCGCCATTCGTAAAGTCAGAATTTTTATCGCTTCCATATACGAACGCCGAAACTTCCAAACCGGAATCCCCGCTTGTGAGTATCGTGAGGGATGCGTCTTCAAGGAGCTGCCTGTCAGACTGTTCCATCCCGGACGGCATCGTCACCGAAAACCAGCCGTTTTCTGCCGTGTATTCCTTTGGTACCGGAGCTGTCTCTTTCCCGCAGGCAGAGAGAAACAGGCAGGCGCACAGCAGTGCCGCAGTCCGTCTTCGTTTCATATATTTCCTCTCCTTGTCAGCCATTTTTTCCCAGTATAACACAAGGCACAGGGCCGGACAAGGAAAACAAGCGCCGGCTTTTCTATTCCACCAGCTTGTTGAGTTCTTTCACATACTCCGTCTCATTGGAGATCTTGTGGTTTGCCTGGGCCGCGTAAAGGTTTACGGCCGCCTGGGACTTTTTAATCGGCTGCATCGTACCGGCACCGGCTACACAGCCGCCCGGGCAGGCCATTCCCTCTAAAAGGTAGCCGTTGTACTTCCCGGCCTTTGCTAGCGTAAGCAGACGGCGGCAGTCCTTGAGCCCTTCCGCGTTCGCCACCTTGATCTCCCTGTCCGGATACAGCTCCTTTATGACGTTCACCACGGATTTGGCGACGCCGCCGGCGACAGCAAAGTTGCGGCCGTCCGTGGACGCATCGTTGACGCCCTCCGGGTCTTCCTCAATATTTTCAATATCCACATGCTTTGCATCGAAGATTCCGGCCATCTCCTCAAAGGTCAGGACGAAATCCACATCGCTCCGGATGTCGTCGCGCATGGCCTCCAGCTTTTTCGCGGCACATGGCCCGATAAATACCACTTTTGCCTTTTCGTGCTGGCTCTTAATCAGCCTTGCCGTCAAAGTCATCGGCGTCAGGGCCATGGAAATGCACTTCGCATAGTCCGGAAACAGCTTCTTTGCCATCATCGACCAGGCCGGGCAGCAGGAGGTCGCCATAAACGGAAGCTTTTCCGGCACTTCTTCCACAAAGTCCATGGCCTCCTGGGTCGCACAGAGGTCAGCTCCGATGGCCACCTCAAAGACATCGGCAAAGCCGAGCTGCTTCATGGCGGCACGCAGTTTTCCCGGCGTCACCTTCGGCCCGAACTGGCCCACAAATGCCGGCGCCACGGCTGCATACACGCGCTCGCCGGACTGGATTGCCCGGATCACCTGGAAAATCTGTGATTTATCGGCAATGGCTCCGAAGGGGCAGTTTACCAGGCACATTCCGCAGGAAACACATTTGCTGTAATCAATATCCGCCTTGCCGTTGGCATCTGAATGGATCGCGTCCATGCCGCAGGCCGCAGCGCATGGGCGTTCCTGGATAATAATCGCATGATAGCCACAGACATCAGCACAGCGTCCGCATTTGATGCATTTGTCGGGATCAATATGAGATTTTCCATTTGTCCGCTCCAGATGAATCGCATCCTTCGGGCAGACCTCCACACATGGATGGGCCAGGCAGCCCTGACAGCCGTCCGTCACAAATACACGCTTTTCATGACATGCGTTGCAGGCAAATTTTATGACGTTGATGAGCGGCGGCGTATAGTACGTCTCCGCCTGGTCGGCCGCCTCGATGTTGTCGGAAATCGGCGCCGGCTCCGCTGCGCTCCGGTACGGAAGCCCCATGGCAAGGCGCAGACGTTCTCCTACAATGGCACGTTCCAAAAATACATCATTCCGGAAGTTTCCCACCTCACCCGGAATAATCTTATACGGCAGTTCCTCGATCCGCTTATCAACCGGCCACTCCGTATGGTAGGCCATGCGGGCCACCTCGCGGAAAATTCTGTGTCGGATTTCCTGAATTCTGGTTTCCACACCTCTCATGCAGACTTCCTCCTTTTCCGTGCCGATACCATGCTGTCCGGCGTTCTCCTGTCATCTCCACAGGTATCGCTCTCGTTTTTATTTTCTTTTGTTAAAAAGATAACATATTCTGATGCGCCATAGCAAGTTTTTATTTATGTACAATCCGCGTCTCCTGTTTTTTCCACATCCCGCAGATAAATCCGGCCGTTTTCCACCGAAAATTTCACCTCAAAGCCGGCAAACTCCATTCCATAAACCCGGCCGGGATCCTTCTGGTAGGAAGGCCGCGGATCCTGGGACAGGACTTTTTTCAGGGCCTCCCGCTTTTCCTCCGGAATCCGGCAGAGCAGTTCTTCCGGCGCCTCGACAGTCAGGCTGTATTCCCTCGTCCTGTCGGTAAAGCCGCCGCACGCTTCCGGATGCCCGTCCACAAAAGGCAGATACGGCTTGATATCAAAGACAGGCGTCCCGTCCATCAGATCAGCACCGGAAATATGGAGCACCGGCCCCAGCTTTTCATCCATCTCAATCTGTTCCAGCTTTACGCAGGAAAGTCCCAGCGCATTTGGACGGAAAGGAGAACGGGTGGCAAACACTCCGACACGCTTGTTTCCGCCGAGCCGCGGCGGCCGAACCGTCGGCGACCAGCCGTCCCGCAGATTTTCCGAAAATTCCCATATCAGCCAGATATGGGAAAAGTCCGAAAGCCCTTTAAATGCTGCCGGTTCCCGGTATTCCGGCTCCATGACAATGGTTCCCTTGAGCTCTTCTATGAGACCGCTCTGTCTCGGAATCCCAAATTTTGACGTAAAGTCCGTGCGGACATGTCCGATAATTTTAAGCTCCAGCCCTTTTTCCATGTGCTCCTCCGCTTCCATGGCCGCCCGGTCTTCTTTCCCGGGCAGCCATCTCCTTTTCTTATACAAACCGCTTCAGTTCCCTGTTAAATTCTTCCTCCATCCTCACCAGATCCTTTGCCGCTCCAAGGCTCTCCGCAGAGGCCTCCGGGGACTGGTTGATATGGCTGCTGATGGTTTTGATTCCCATACTGCATCCGTCCATCAGGATCTTCGCAGCCTGATGGCTGTCTTCCTTCCAGGAAAGCTTAACGCCTGTGCTGGCCTTTGCAAAAGCCGACGCCATCATCGGCGGTTCCTTCGGTGCATACCCTTCGGCCGCCAGCATGGAGTCCACGCGCGCTTTCAGCTTTTCATGCTTTCCTTTATACTCTGCAATCAGAGCCCCAAGCTTCTGATCGTCCGTGGCTTTCCGGATCTGGCACATGCTTTCTTCCGCCATCCGACATCCAGCACTGCATTCCTTTAATAAAGCAATCGTCTGATTTTCCACGAAACTGCACTCCCTTCACTTTTTTTCTCAAGTATGGGCCGGCAGCCGGGGGAATATGCATCCATATGCAAAAATCTTCCGCATTCTCCTATAAATCCAGTTCCCTTAAAAACTCAAAGGCCTCTTTTAAGGTCTCCGCATCCGGGCTCCACCCGAAATCCAGGGATATGATCCGGTTCCCCCATCTTGCCAGATAGCGGTCCGTCCATTCTCCTTCCCGCGCCTTTAAACGGCAGGCCGCGTCGGCTCCCAGTCCCGGCTCTTCCCATGTTTCCCACTGATAATGCCAGAGTTCGTCCTCTTCCCCCGGCACCGGATACGGCTCCAGCATTTCTGCCCATACCATCGAAAGGAATGGGGAAAAACGCACTTCGGCTATCTGGTAGGAAAGTCCCGGCGCTTCTTTCCTGCTGTACTGCCTGCCCGTTCCCACCGCCA comes from the Eubacteriaceae bacterium Marseille-Q4139 genome and includes:
- a CDS encoding RluA family pseudouridine synthase — encoded protein: MNLTLTYTIKKQEAGRTAADFLRDQGYSGRILVQLRKTSGAILINGAPAFSNRTLAEGDVLTVLFPEEPCSEGIVPVPMDLSILYEDDFFMAVNKPAGMPVHPSLGHYENTLANGIAWYMKERGIPFTFRAVNRLDRDTSGLLLIAKNRLASCLLSAQAASHNLHREYSAIVCGKTEPSGTVSAPIARKEGSILERTVDFEHGEAAVTHYVRMAYKKDADLSFLRLKLSTGRTHQIRVHMKYIGHPIPGDFLYCPDYSVIKRQALHSSRLSFVHPVTKAPMEFEAPLPDDMKALFPEMTYGCLSPFG
- a CDS encoding RsmB/NOP family class I SAM-dependent RNA methyltransferase — encoded protein: MEMLPKEFREKMERLLGREAEEFFASYEKERKFGLRLNRRKTDGRLPETLSGLEPIPWAADGYFYPPEERPGKHPFHEAGLYYIQEPSAMAPAEVLAPAAGERILDLCAAPGGKTTQAAGKMGGTGLFVSNEIHPARAKILSQNVERMGLSNTVVLNEPPDRLVPVFPEFFDGILVDAPCSGEGMFRKNEEASNEWGMAQVELCARRQDEILDCAAAMLKPGGRMVYSTCTFSPEENEGSVSRFLSRHPEFSLLRPALAETFSEGRPEWADGNAALSDTVRIWPHKTEGEGHFLALLIKHGEPKRQESVEKNRAKGRKRAEKEIPGKKEWQEFCEAALSEAGRETMKKEEAGKQFLAFGDGLYLIPEDMVPLKGLRVLRPGLCLGTVKKGRLEPSHGLALFLKSCDAASVFDVGTGETAARYLRGEALKCPDSEKKGWTLITSDGYSLGWAKGSGGTLKNHYPKGLRQP
- a CDS encoding GIY-YIG nuclease family protein, yielding MESGHNYTYILRCADGSLYCGWTNRLEERVRAHNEGKGAKYTKGRRPVTLAYFEEFATKEEAMRRECAIKRLSRKEKEALIASGGLIRGAGGKSG
- a CDS encoding Tat pathway signal protein — encoded protein: MKKGNFLKSGAAFLFGMLAALTAGCMTSFAAYDTASLSACTVEGGNSIVVTGTASAGTLEEGETADDGYYYLFELHPYETGIGSRTDYAAWSEKGDKLSFTVPYSGDPSDSRLYSRFVAAVNVGGTYQAISGPIYVTNPGDVAAFTEEFPEAQSKKGLLIELDMLGDAMNLGVKHTTINIPYHHIWGGNLAYDYNGTTYYFNEDLIASYDKMISSFSAKGIVVTAILLNGWNPDKPELVMPGVTRQDDAFYYGFNVSTKEGYEATRALFSFMAERYSGSNYDHGRVSNWIVGNEINNNKNWNYVGPMELSEYTKLFEQDFRVAYTAIKSHSKNARVYFSTDYEWKKTNTSLQYAAKDFIDLFNAGIRAEGNIDWGLAYHPYPYPMVEPEFWDDDQTGMVNDTENSPVVNFKNLHVLTDYFQKPELLTADGRVRHIILSEEGFTSQSASRGPVYDIQAAAFAYAYYLVDSNPYIDAFILNRQVDSITEVNTSCAFGLWTVDMSRPDKVIAVMPKNIYEVFKYIDTNKSLKYTEFAKEIIGIESWSEVIPNFKLEQ
- a CDS encoding CPBP family intramembrane metalloprotease, with translation MKIRIRRILLPVLFCLAVACLIELPMAGTTIFGDEAVLWDTLFRAIAAVPVLYHFYREDTVFRGDAKWGLKTAVAVLVSGAAASVILGRIITYAGIPGYDAAATSLLTGRLWLQLLVLLCASPLLEEFFFRGVLYMRLKELIPSVPAGLVSAALFGLYHGNPGQGLYAFIMGLFLAFSMEKTRTVKAPVLFHFAANAAALLLPAS
- a CDS encoding EcsC family protein; this translates as MKLSFGGTPWEKEWKRLLAAEKRFLDGKRDDSRGLLEKFAENHMPDNVQETLHAAFKKAFGLVQKNGRFVIERAYPRKKREADYEIRAYAEELRGDKKALRAFRKEAAGIRRGNLALSAAEGVGLGILGIGLPDIPLFAGVILKSVYEIAVNYGFSYEEEEEQVFLLKVIGAAVSDRETCIKVNGELDEWIAGERRFSETAEEQADICAEALSRRLLYMKFIQGIPLAGALGGMSDAVCLKEILAFADLKYQKRFLLKRRKT
- the pdaA gene encoding delta-lactam-biosynthetic de-N-acetylase, with protein sequence MKIPYLEAWKKISGVLLLFLLSFAAGHAGAAIVHGREAVPVSAEGNWGLSFQQEGKPPVANATADELLQYNAYYSENTDEKVLYLTFDAGYENGNTEAILDALKKHNAPAAFFLVGNYLETSPDLVKRMLADGHIVGNHTYHHPDMSKIASREAFEKELTDLEALFTEITGQTMKKYYRPPQGKYSESNLQMAKDLGYTTFFWSLAYVDWYQDKQPTKEEAFKKLLGRIHPGAVVLLHSTSSTNAAILDELLTKWEEMGYCFKSLDELAGV